The sequence GGGCACGACGAGCCGGGAGCGGTCGAACCGCGGTACGTCGGCGACCACGGTGTCCGCGGCGCGACCCGGCCGGTCGAGCAACAGCCCGCCCACCGTGCGCCGCAGCACGACGGACACCGCCTCGAAGAGCAGGCAGCACGCCATGATCACGATCACCACCATGGCCAGCTGCGCGTACGTCGTCGGTGCGCTGCCGTATCTCTGCAGCAGCGTGCCGATGCCGCCGGCGCCGACGAAGCCGAGCAGCGTGGCACCGCGGAAGTTGACGTCCAGCCGGTACAGCGTCGCCGCGAGGAACGCCGGCACCACCTGGGGCAGCACGCCCGCGGTCACCCGTTGCGTCCAGGTGGCACCGCCGGCGGCGACGGCCTCGAGCGCGCTCTCGTCGATCCGCTCGATCGCCTCCGTGAACAGCCGGCCGAGCATGCCGATCGAGTGCAACGCGAGCGCGAGCACGCCGGGCAGCGGGCCGATGCCCGTACTCACCACGAAGAACAACGCGAACGCGATGTCCGGGATCACCCGGCACACCACCACGACAGCGCGCGCGACCAGCCGAAGCGCCGGGTGCGGCGACGTCGGCCGCGCCGCCAGCAACGCGACGGCCGCGGCCGCCACCGTGGCCAACGCCGTGCCGAGCACCGCCATCCACAGCGTCTGGACAGCCGTAGCGAGCGCCTGCGGCAGCACCCCGGGGTCGGGCGGCAGGGCCCGGGCGGCGATGTCCGGCACCGCCGCAATGGACTGGCCGAGCCGACTGAAGTCGAAGTCCAGGTACGCCAGCGAGCCGACGGCCAGCAGCACGAACGTCAGCACGGTCGCCGGCGTCACCAACCGCCGGATAGTCAACGGCGGCGCGAGAGCCTGCGCAGGATTGCTCATCCCCGGTCAGACGTCCCGGTAGACGGCGTCCAGCCGCTGCCTGGCCAGCCCGTCGGCAGGCGCGTCGAGGACGATCGCGCCCGAGCGCATGCCCACCACCCGGTGCGCCCACTCGAGCACCAGGTCGACCTGGTGCAGGCTGCACAGCACAGTCAGCTCGTCCTCGCCGCAGATGCGGAACAGGATGTCGAGCACCTGCGCCGACGTCTCCGGGTCGAGCGACGCGACCGGCTCGTCGGCGAGCACCAGCGCCGGCCGCTGCATCAGCATCCGCGCGATCGCCACCCGCTGCTGCTGTCCACCGGAAAGCGTGTCCACGCGCTGGAACGCCCGGTCGCCGAGGCCGACCCGGTCGAGCTGCTCGATCGCCTCCCGCCGGTAGCCCTTCGGCCAGGTCAACACCCCGTACCGCGGGCCGCGTACGCGGCCGAGCGCGCCGGTGAGCACGTTCTCCATCGCCGTCAACCGACCGACCAGCTGGAACTGCTGGAACACCATGCCGACCCGGCGCCGCAGCGCCCGCAGCTGCGCGGACCGCAGCGTGCGCACGTCCTCGTCGAGCACCCGCACCTCGCCGGCGGACGGCGCCACCAGGCCGTTCAGCACCCGCAGCAACGTCGACTTGCCAGAACCCGACCTGCCCACGAGCGCGACCAGCTCGCCGCGCCGCACCGACAGGTCGAGCTGGTCGCACGCGAGCACCGAGCCGTACTTCTTCACCAACCCGCGCACGACCACCGGCTCCTGGCCGGCAACCGGCGCGGAGCCGGCCACCGCGGTGGCCGGCTCCGTGTGCAGGGCGCTCATGCTTCCTCGCCCTCGCACTGCTTGTCCTTCGTGACCGCGCAGACCCTGCGGATCGGCGCGTAGTCCTTGTCCTCGATCGGCAGGTAGCCCCAGTACGCCGCGTCGCTCGCGACCACGCAAGACTCGGCGTCCTTGCACTCGCCGCTCTTCACCAGCCAGTCCTTGTTGAGCTCGTCGACGAGGGTGCTGGAGATCTGGTTCCTGACCTTCTTCGGCAGGTCGTTGCGTACGGCGATCGGCGACTCAGGAATCGGCACGCTGCGCCATACCACCTTTATGTCGCCCTTCTTGATCCTGCCCTTCTCCGGCATGGTGTGCTCGACGTAGGTGTCGGCCGCGAAGCCCACGTCGCACTTGCCGGACTTCACCGACAGGATCGACAGGTCGTGCGCACCTGCCATCACCGGCTTGACGTCCTTGTCCGGGTCGATGTCGTTGTCCTTCAACCCGGCGCGGGGGAACAGGTAGCTGGACGTCGACGCGGGGTCGCCGAAGCAGACCTTCTTGCCCTCGAAGTCCTTGATCGACTTCACGTCCTTGTTGTCGCCCTGCGTGATGCCGTAGCTGAGGTACGTCGGCTGCTTCTTGTCCTCGGCGAGCACGGCGACCGGCGAGATCTTCGCACCGACCTTCTTCGCGAGCACGTAGCTGAACGGCCCGAGCACACCGATGTCCACGGTGCCTGACTTCAGGCCCTCGATCACGCCGTTGTAGTTGGTGGTCTGCTTGACCTCGACCTTCTTGCCGGTCGCCTCCTCCAACCGCTCGACGACCTTCTGGTACGACTGTCTCGGGTTGTCTTCTTCCTCGCTGGGGATGGCCGCGAACACCAGGGTGTCGTCACTGGACGCGGCTCCGGTGCCGCAGGCGGCCGAACCGGCCAGCAGCAGGCCAATGCCGACGGACGCGGTCAGATGTCGTAGGGCACGACGATGCATTCGTCTCTCCGATCGGGGATCGGCTGAACTTCGGGGGACGGTCCTGACGCTAGGCGCAAGTTGATAAGACAAGACGAGTCCCGGGTGAGGCATTGCCTACGGGTCGGTGAACGGCAGGAGACGGCTACCGGCTCAGCGACCCGCCTTGGCACCCATCCCGGCGAGGCCCATCAGCATGGCCAGCAGGACCGGCAGCTCCAGGTACGCGTGGTAGCTGGCCAGCGCCGCGTACACCGTGCGGCCCTGCTCGTAGTCGACGACGAACAGGACCACCAGCAGCGCGCCCACGCCGAGGCCGAGCGCCCACGCGCGCCAGCCGCGCAGCCAGGGTACCCGCGCGCCGAAGGCACGTGCCGCCGCCGGCGCGTAGCGCGGCAGGAACCACACCCACACCACGAAGTGCATCAGCTGCAGGAACGCGAACACGGTCAGGAACCGCAGCCCGACCGTGGTGCCCCACATCCCCGGCGGGGTCGTGCTCGCGGCGACCACCGCGGGCGCGCCGGCGAACTTCTCCACCGCCGCGGAACCGTCGGCCATCAGCCCGTCCGCGACGCCGGCGAGGATCAGCGCGGGGACGGCGAGCAGCCAGGCCAGCTGGGTGACGCGGAGCGCACGGCGCGGCCGGCGTGGCATGGTCGCGGAGAACTCCCACAGGAACGCCAACGGCACCAGGTTGTGCAGGTGCGTGATGACGACCACGTGGTACGCCGGCCAGCGCACGGAGGTCAGCACGGCGAGCACCACCACGGCGAGTGCGCCGGCCAGCAGCCACGGCCGGCGCCGCAACCCCAGCCAGGCAGCGGCGACGATGAGCCCGTACGCGAGCACGATCTCCGCCAGCACCGCCCAACCCCCACTGAAGACCGCGCCGGCGAGGCGACAGATGACAATGCCTGTGATGAGCGCGACGAGCAGGCGCAGGAACGTGCCGGAGAGCAGGGTGGCGAACCGGCCGCCGACGTACCGCAGCTCAAGCACGTTGTGCAGCACGCCGAACGCCATCAGGGCGAGCGCCGTGGTCGCCAGCGGTGCCCGCAGCGCCAGCCCGAGCGCCACCACCGCCACCAGCGCCAGCCCGACCGTGCCGACGAGCCGCGGCGGCACGTCGAGATGAGCTACGCCGCCGCGTTCGCGGTCACCCTCCTGGTCGAGCTGCCCGTCTACGGTGCGTGCTCGCCGGCAGGCACGGTGTGCGGCTGCGTACGGCCCTGCTCGCCGCCGTCGGCGTCAACGTCGTCACGCACCCGCTGCTCTGGCTCGGCGTGAGCCGCTACCAGCACACGGCCGGCGGCTACGCCGTGGCGTTCCTCGTCGGCGAGGCGTTGGTGTGCCTCGTCGAGGGGGCGCTGCTGTCGCTCACGCTGCGCCGCTACCGACTGCGGTGGGTGCTGTGGCCGGTCGCCGTGCTCGCCAACGCGGCCTCCGCCGCGTGCGGGCTCGTCCTCG is a genomic window of Streptosporangiales bacterium containing:
- the phnE gene encoding phosphonate ABC transporter, permease protein PhnE, yielding MSNPAQALAPPLTIRRLVTPATVLTFVLLAVGSLAYLDFDFSRLGQSIAAVPDIAARALPPDPGVLPQALATAVQTLWMAVLGTALATVAAAAVALLAARPTSPHPALRLVARAVVVVCRVIPDIAFALFFVVSTGIGPLPGVLALALHSIGMLGRLFTEAIERIDESALEAVAAGGATWTQRVTAGVLPQVVPAFLAATLYRLDVNFRGATLLGFVGAGGIGTLLQRYGSAPTTYAQLAMVVIVIMACCLLFEAVSVVLRRTVGGLLLDRPGRAADTVVADVPRFDRSRLVVPWTSARRRVWALGTGTALVVLVAAVLVDIHVGDLVQLTRGFGGTVLEFLPTAATLLDAPAGVPFWVELVQGVGQTLALAFVAILLCVAFGVPWGMLAAANISPHRLLYVPARAGLVLARSVPESAVAVLAIAVFGLEPVTAVLVLALAVCPFLAKLVADVAEEIQPGPREGVFAAGASSPQEFVVGVWGQVVPAVTSSILYAFDTMVRAIPILGIIGVGALGYTMSRAFSLLEYDLVGAIIAALFVVILAIQLVSDRLRAALS
- the phnC gene encoding phosphonate ABC transporter ATP-binding protein, which codes for MSALHTEPATAVAGSAPVAGQEPVVVRGLVKKYGSVLACDQLDLSVRRGELVALVGRSGSGKSTLLRVLNGLVAPSAGEVRVLDEDVRTLRSAQLRALRRRVGMVFQQFQLVGRLTAMENVLTGALGRVRGPRYGVLTWPKGYRREAIEQLDRVGLGDRAFQRVDTLSGGQQQRVAIARMLMQRPALVLADEPVASLDPETSAQVLDILFRICGEDELTVLCSLHQVDLVLEWAHRVVGMRSGAIVLDAPADGLARQRLDAVYRDV
- the phnD gene encoding phosphate/phosphite/phosphonate ABC transporter substrate-binding protein, with protein sequence MPHPGLVLSYQLAPSVRTVPRSSADPRSERRMHRRALRHLTASVGIGLLLAGSAACGTGAASSDDTLVFAAIPSEEEDNPRQSYQKVVERLEEATGKKVEVKQTTNYNGVIEGLKSGTVDIGVLGPFSYVLAKKVGAKISPVAVLAEDKKQPTYLSYGITQGDNKDVKSIKDFEGKKVCFGDPASTSSYLFPRAGLKDNDIDPDKDVKPVMAGAHDLSILSVKSGKCDVGFAADTYVEHTMPEKGRIKKGDIKVVWRSVPIPESPIAVRNDLPKKVRNQISSTLVDELNKDWLVKSGECKDAESCVVASDAAYWGYLPIEDKDYAPIRRVCAVTKDKQCEGEEA